In Natrinema amylolyticum, the following are encoded in one genomic region:
- a CDS encoding right-handed parallel beta-helix repeat-containing protein — protein MARDNSVLDDGGSAGSGPESGDTSGNSILIDRRSYLKLTGAASVVGGGLATGTAAAAEEYEVIEASNEWYTIDDGEVFENKIIDFSNGNWFGLYARESTNWTIRNVGFIGTHSYDRHAIAVADVDGNTSTIENVYMGDGCVRPSSYSSHGQCGIWVAPEHSGHIDIRHCNVQDWPNNGIYASAPGYNGNGGTVHIDRCYAANNYVSSFRLSSDGSKCTDSVAYNDGNGRYNGRCFWGWNPGRMEVSGCDFSSGSYNDAIHLGRNGETTRISIEDTQFDGISQRGDVRLTRGDGLGSNPDLSMPEGVPTSAEEAASGGSSGSPPSDESATDDSDDSSLANTIVFDGNGTSDATSYEFVVSEAVEPSTDENATIDEAASVDGNRASGTVADYLDAFRFDGQIERLSVDGNATVRVNGVEIDPADIDDILDNVILINGSDEDATRYEFTVSGEAERSSYDGASIDDEDAIEGGTVYGSVADWKDAFLFSGEIEELTVDGPGTVSVNGEQVDPADFGDDLPHVLEVQGPGKPVGFEITVDGTVELASDEEPEDEATTISGSTVQSTVTDDSLRFRFSGTLTDVTLTNGTPTITVDGEEIDLEEYGDPELLPHAIVFDGTETSEPSTYSFRVAGKVIQAEYRDASVNEDDIVEDTTVRGGVGNWLDAYWFDGDIEDFTILGDATVDVQYNAREQ, from the coding sequence ATGGCACGCGACAATTCGGTATTGGATGACGGCGGTTCTGCGGGTAGCGGCCCCGAAAGCGGGGATACGAGCGGTAATAGTATCTTAATCGATCGCCGATCGTATCTGAAGCTGACGGGCGCGGCGTCCGTGGTCGGCGGTGGTCTCGCGACTGGCACCGCGGCCGCCGCGGAGGAGTACGAGGTCATCGAAGCCTCCAACGAGTGGTACACCATCGACGACGGTGAGGTCTTCGAGAACAAGATCATCGACTTCTCGAACGGCAACTGGTTCGGGCTCTACGCTCGAGAGTCGACGAACTGGACGATCCGGAACGTCGGCTTCATCGGCACCCACAGCTACGACAGGCACGCGATCGCGGTGGCCGACGTCGACGGCAACACGTCGACGATCGAAAACGTCTACATGGGCGACGGCTGCGTGCGCCCGAGCAGCTACAGTTCCCACGGGCAGTGTGGGATCTGGGTCGCGCCGGAGCACAGCGGTCACATCGATATCCGACACTGCAACGTCCAGGACTGGCCCAACAACGGGATTTACGCGTCCGCACCCGGATACAACGGCAACGGCGGCACGGTCCACATCGATCGCTGCTACGCGGCGAACAACTACGTCTCGAGCTTCCGTCTCAGCTCCGACGGCTCGAAGTGTACGGACTCCGTCGCGTACAACGACGGCAACGGCCGGTACAACGGTCGGTGTTTCTGGGGCTGGAACCCCGGACGGATGGAGGTCTCGGGCTGTGACTTCAGTTCCGGCTCTTATAACGACGCGATCCACCTCGGTCGGAACGGCGAGACGACGCGGATCTCCATCGAGGACACGCAGTTCGATGGCATCAGCCAGCGCGGTGACGTCAGACTTACGCGCGGGGACGGGCTCGGCTCGAACCCCGATCTCTCGATGCCCGAGGGCGTTCCGACCTCCGCGGAGGAGGCCGCGAGCGGCGGCTCGTCCGGGAGCCCGCCCAGCGACGAATCCGCGACCGACGACTCCGACGACTCGTCGCTGGCGAACACGATCGTCTTCGACGGGAACGGCACGTCGGACGCCACGAGCTACGAGTTCGTCGTCAGCGAGGCCGTCGAACCGAGCACCGACGAAAACGCGACGATCGACGAGGCGGCCTCGGTCGACGGCAACCGCGCCAGCGGCACCGTCGCCGACTACCTCGACGCGTTCCGCTTCGACGGCCAGATCGAGCGCCTGTCGGTCGACGGCAACGCGACCGTCCGGGTCAACGGCGTCGAGATCGACCCCGCAGACATCGACGATATCCTGGACAACGTCATCCTCATTAACGGGAGCGACGAGGACGCGACCCGCTACGAGTTCACCGTCAGTGGCGAGGCCGAACGGAGCAGCTACGACGGTGCCTCGATCGACGACGAGGACGCCATCGAGGGCGGCACCGTCTACGGCAGCGTCGCCGACTGGAAGGACGCGTTCCTGTTCAGCGGCGAGATCGAAGAGCTGACCGTCGACGGGCCGGGCACGGTTTCGGTCAACGGTGAGCAGGTCGATCCCGCCGACTTCGGCGACGACCTCCCGCACGTCCTCGAGGTACAGGGGCCGGGGAAGCCGGTCGGCTTCGAGATCACGGTCGACGGCACGGTCGAACTCGCCTCCGACGAGGAGCCCGAAGACGAAGCGACGACGATCTCCGGATCGACGGTCCAGAGCACCGTCACCGACGACAGCCTCCGATTCCGGTTCTCCGGAACGCTGACCGACGTGACGCTGACCAACGGGACGCCCACGATTACGGTCGACGGCGAGGAGATCGACCTCGAGGAGTACGGCGACCCCGAACTGCTTCCTCACGCGATCGTCTTCGACGGGACCGAAACGTCCGAACCGAGCACGTATTCGTTCCGCGTCGCCGGGAAGGTCATCCAGGCCGAGTACCGCGACGCATCGGTCAACGAGGACGATATCGTCGAGGACACAACGGTCCGCGGCGGTGTCGGTAACTGGCTCGACGCCTACTGGTTCGACGGCGACATCGAGGACTTCACGATCCTCGGCGACGCGACGGTCGACGTCCAGTACAACGCACGCGAACAATAA
- a CDS encoding flippase: protein MSLSQRIVRGVKATFGAELLRLGAQGAITLLLTRVFLSPNEYGLIFLAIAVFSIATLFGTLGIPKSMAKFVTEYRETDDSQIRHIVRSSIAFNVVTVGLVCVLFVLFRDAIAAAYGEPRLEPLLALGIVFIVVKVAHGYLLIAFQGFGEVTLTAATSTVSSVGRLGFIVLFLAAGFGAYGALAGFVAGYLVSVAVGGYFLYRILSSYPASESAEPGLAKRIGRYSLPLTASQGANVLYKRVDTLMVGFFLTPVAVGFYELAKQVSTFVIAPADSLGFTVAPTFGEHQSSEQLDRAARVYERSLEYVLLLYLPAVAGIVLLAEPGVRFVFGDSYTGAAPVLQVFSVFVLFQAIDKITNDSLDYLGRATERAIGKGLTGALNFGLNLVLIPAIGVVGAATSTALCYGLMVCYNVYLIDRELELHWRRLVTSIAAAGGVTVAMTAAVVALQPFVTGLVTLLAVIAAGVTVWAVLSVASGLVDLYEIKAHI, encoded by the coding sequence ATGTCACTCTCACAGCGCATCGTCCGCGGAGTCAAGGCCACGTTCGGCGCTGAACTGCTTCGACTCGGCGCGCAAGGGGCCATCACCCTGTTGCTCACGCGGGTGTTCCTCTCGCCCAACGAGTACGGTCTCATCTTCCTCGCCATCGCGGTCTTCTCGATCGCGACCCTCTTCGGGACCCTCGGGATTCCGAAATCGATGGCGAAGTTCGTCACCGAGTACCGGGAAACGGACGACTCCCAGATCCGCCATATCGTCCGCTCGTCGATCGCGTTCAACGTCGTCACCGTCGGACTCGTCTGCGTCCTGTTCGTCCTCTTTCGCGACGCGATCGCGGCCGCGTACGGCGAGCCGCGGTTGGAGCCGCTGCTGGCGCTCGGGATCGTCTTCATCGTCGTCAAGGTCGCCCACGGCTACCTGCTGATCGCGTTTCAGGGCTTCGGCGAGGTCACCCTGACCGCCGCGACCAGTACCGTCTCGAGCGTGGGCAGACTCGGCTTCATCGTGCTCTTCTTGGCCGCCGGCTTCGGGGCGTACGGCGCGCTGGCCGGCTTCGTCGCCGGCTATCTGGTGTCCGTGGCCGTCGGCGGCTACTTCCTCTACCGGATCCTCTCGTCGTACCCCGCGTCCGAGTCCGCCGAGCCCGGCCTCGCGAAGCGAATCGGTAGGTACAGTCTGCCGTTGACGGCTTCGCAGGGCGCGAACGTCCTCTACAAGCGCGTCGACACGCTGATGGTCGGGTTCTTCCTGACGCCGGTCGCGGTCGGCTTCTACGAACTCGCCAAACAGGTCTCCACGTTCGTGATCGCTCCCGCTGACTCGCTGGGCTTCACCGTCGCGCCGACGTTCGGCGAGCACCAGTCGTCCGAGCAACTCGACCGCGCCGCTCGGGTGTACGAGCGGTCGCTCGAGTACGTTCTCCTGTTGTACCTGCCGGCGGTCGCCGGGATCGTTCTCCTGGCGGAACCCGGGGTTCGGTTCGTCTTCGGCGACTCGTACACCGGTGCCGCGCCCGTTCTGCAGGTGTTCAGCGTCTTCGTCCTGTTTCAGGCGATCGATAAGATCACCAACGATAGCCTCGATTACCTGGGCCGGGCGACCGAGCGCGCGATCGGGAAGGGGCTCACCGGCGCGTTGAACTTCGGGCTGAACCTCGTGTTGATCCCGGCGATCGGCGTCGTCGGCGCGGCGACGTCGACGGCGCTCTGTTACGGGCTCATGGTGTGCTACAACGTCTATCTCATCGATCGGGAACTCGAACTGCACTGGCGGCGACTCGTGACATCGATCGCGGCGGCCGGCGGCGTGACGGTCGCGATGACCGCCGCCGTCGTCGCGTTACAGCCGTTCGTCACCGGACTCGTCACCCTGCTCGCCGTTATCGCCGCTGGCGTCACGGTCTGGGCAGTGCTCTCCGTCGCGAGCGGCCTCGTTGATCTCTACGAGATCAAGGCCCATATCTGA
- a CDS encoding Gfo/Idh/MocA family protein codes for MVVRTAVVGAGTVSRAHLAGAQNNPDMELVAVCDLDEQLARERAREFGTMAVTDFTELLDELDCLHVCTPVQTHFDIARRAIEAGVAVIIEKPATVTAEEVEQLQALSREHETPVTVIHNHLFYPAVRKARELIDAGELGHVKSVDTLYAGLTPPDQVNRGSWVFELPGGEFEEGLPHPIYSILGIGGWPERDDDVSAQTVLSENYEEDFEYDQAQAQYVSEDGALCNVTMLSGTLPQRLHVITGSEKSLVVDEINQSLYEVDEDYTSSVIARSKKSLDVSLAQVTSTLENAKSVATSRFDDSWEAETATNSHCAIFDGFVDAIEGDADVPVPLEQSKWTIRIMETIRDAAQPHGDTAEARDTAAVADAVNETEAADETEAAETVTDAESAPTDL; via the coding sequence ATGGTCGTTCGAACCGCAGTCGTCGGCGCAGGAACCGTCTCGCGGGCCCACCTCGCGGGAGCGCAGAACAACCCCGATATGGAACTGGTCGCGGTCTGTGACCTCGACGAGCAACTGGCCAGGGAACGAGCCCGGGAGTTCGGGACGATGGCCGTCACGGACTTCACGGAACTCCTCGACGAACTCGACTGTCTCCACGTGTGCACGCCGGTCCAGACGCACTTCGATATCGCTCGACGGGCGATCGAGGCCGGCGTCGCCGTCATCATCGAGAAACCCGCCACCGTCACCGCCGAGGAGGTCGAACAGCTCCAGGCGCTCTCTCGAGAGCACGAGACGCCCGTGACGGTCATCCACAACCACCTGTTCTATCCGGCGGTCCGCAAGGCTCGGGAGCTGATCGACGCCGGCGAGCTCGGCCACGTCAAGTCCGTCGACACGCTCTACGCTGGACTGACGCCGCCCGATCAGGTCAACCGGGGCTCGTGGGTGTTCGAGCTGCCCGGCGGCGAGTTCGAGGAGGGACTGCCACACCCGATCTACTCGATTCTCGGTATCGGCGGCTGGCCCGAACGTGACGACGACGTCTCCGCACAGACCGTTCTCTCGGAGAACTACGAGGAGGACTTCGAGTACGATCAGGCACAGGCCCAGTACGTCTCCGAAGACGGTGCGCTCTGTAACGTGACGATGCTCTCGGGGACGTTGCCCCAGCGCCTTCACGTGATCACCGGCTCCGAGAAGTCCCTCGTCGTCGACGAGATCAACCAGTCGCTCTACGAGGTCGACGAGGATTACACCTCCTCGGTCATCGCCCGCTCGAAGAAGAGCCTCGACGTCTCGCTGGCTCAGGTCACCAGCACGCTCGAGAACGCGAAGTCCGTCGCTACCTCCCGGTTCGACGACAGCTGGGAGGCGGAGACGGCGACGAACTCCCACTGTGCGATCTTCGACGGGTTCGTCGACGCGATCGAGGGCGACGCCGACGTCCCAGTGCCCCTCGAGCAGTCGAAGTGGACGATCCGCATCATGGAGACCATCCGCGACGCCGCACAGCCCCACGGGGACACGGCGGAGGCAAGGGACACAGCGGCGGTCGCGGACGCGGTGAACGAAACCGAAGCGGCGGACGAAACCGAAGCGGCGGAGACGGTGACCGACGCCGAGTCCGCCCCGACCGACCTCTAA
- a CDS encoding RNA-guided endonuclease InsQ/TnpB family protein, whose amino-acid sequence MLEVHRTHRAKISNHSQVEDSLDLHGWSASKLWNVANYHSRQVWEDSGEIPDHDVLKDELKGHTKYKGLHSQSSQRVLEELAEAFNSWYGKRKSDSRANPPGYRKKNYYDSKGRRVHEEHPRSTVTWKQNGIRHDTKNNRVRLSKGANHKEHPRAWEYILVEYETRPGVTVENLQQVRAVYDRAKSQWELHLVCKDEIETSPVPGNETAGIDLGICNFAAVAYSTEEADLYPGNRLKQDGYYFPKEIAKCDDSGGETATRLHDKWSERRTHFFHSLAKHIVEKCIERGVGRINVGKLAGIREDESGESKNWGRHGNLDLHGWAFDRFTSILAYKAKVEGIEVVEVSERATSKTCCVCGMEDENQRVKRGLYVCEECDAAFNADVNGAENIRLDLNQSNSESVPSSGGDRSTGWLAQPGVYLHDLSSGFQPQEQVVDCKP is encoded by the coding sequence ATGCTGGAAGTCCACCGGACTCACCGAGCGAAAATCAGTAACCATTCGCAGGTAGAGGATTCGCTCGACCTGCACGGGTGGTCGGCCAGCAAACTCTGGAACGTCGCAAACTATCATTCCCGTCAAGTGTGGGAAGACTCGGGCGAGATTCCTGACCATGACGTCCTCAAAGACGAGTTGAAAGGTCACACCAAATACAAGGGACTGCACTCACAGTCCAGTCAGCGCGTTCTGGAGGAACTCGCTGAAGCCTTCAACTCGTGGTATGGCAAGAGGAAGTCAGACAGTCGAGCGAATCCGCCCGGCTACCGCAAGAAAAACTACTACGACTCGAAAGGCCGTCGCGTCCACGAAGAACACCCGCGTAGCACGGTGACGTGGAAACAGAACGGCATCCGGCACGACACCAAGAACAACCGGGTTCGTCTCTCAAAAGGGGCAAATCACAAGGAACACCCGAGAGCGTGGGAATACATCCTTGTCGAGTATGAAACGCGCCCCGGCGTGACGGTTGAGAACCTGCAACAGGTTCGTGCTGTCTATGACAGAGCGAAGAGTCAATGGGAACTGCACCTCGTCTGCAAAGACGAAATCGAGACATCCCCCGTACCCGGCAACGAAACGGCAGGTATCGACCTTGGTATCTGTAACTTCGCCGCTGTTGCGTACAGCACCGAAGAGGCCGACTTGTATCCCGGCAATCGCCTGAAACAAGACGGGTACTACTTCCCGAAAGAAATCGCCAAATGCGACGATTCAGGCGGCGAAACAGCTACTCGACTTCACGACAAGTGGTCGGAGCGCCGTACCCACTTTTTCCATAGCCTCGCCAAGCATATCGTAGAGAAGTGTATTGAGCGTGGCGTTGGTCGCATCAACGTCGGGAAACTCGCTGGTATCCGAGAGGATGAGAGCGGCGAGTCGAAGAACTGGGGTCGGCACGGAAACCTCGACCTGCATGGGTGGGCGTTCGACCGCTTCACTTCGATTCTCGCGTACAAGGCGAAGGTTGAGGGTATCGAGGTCGTAGAGGTGTCCGAACGCGCCACGAGCAAGACGTGCTGCGTCTGTGGTATGGAAGATGAGAATCAGCGCGTTAAACGTGGTTTGTATGTGTGTGAGGAGTGTGACGCTGCGTTCAACGCTGACGTGAACGGAGCGGAAAACATCCGTCTCGATTTGAATCAAAGTAACTCCGAGTCTGTACCCAGTTCGGGTGGGGATAGGAGTACCGGCTGGTTGGCACAGCCCGGAGTCTACCTTCACGACTTGTCCAGCGGATTCCAACCGCAGGAACAAGTGGTAGACTGCAAACCGTAA
- a CDS encoding DUF7344 domain-containing protein translates to MSSIDTSLPDEIASVADADEDERLSKDVIFELLKNRRRREVLAYLLEADETVTLGELAEQIAAWENDTEVSALSSDQRKRVYVALYQTHLPKMDDAGIVEYDQDRGLISLADNADLLMMYLDTDSHRQDRWDRWYAGLSVVGAALLGAAVLGAPLLSAVPMLALAGAVVAAFFCLSIAHVVRNRSQERNVDGKLSRIE, encoded by the coding sequence ATGTCTTCGATCGATACGTCGCTGCCCGACGAGATCGCCTCGGTCGCCGACGCCGACGAGGACGAGCGCCTCTCGAAGGACGTCATTTTCGAGCTCCTAAAGAATCGCCGTCGCCGGGAAGTCCTCGCGTACTTGCTCGAAGCCGACGAAACGGTCACGCTCGGTGAACTCGCCGAACAGATCGCCGCCTGGGAGAACGACACCGAGGTCAGCGCGCTCAGTTCCGACCAACGGAAACGCGTCTACGTCGCCCTCTACCAGACCCACCTGCCGAAGATGGACGACGCCGGCATCGTCGAGTACGATCAGGATCGGGGCCTGATCTCGCTGGCCGACAACGCCGACCTGCTGATGATGTATCTCGACACGGACAGCCACCGTCAGGACCGGTGGGACCGATGGTACGCCGGCCTCAGCGTGGTCGGTGCCGCCCTCCTCGGCGCGGCGGTTCTCGGCGCGCCGCTGCTATCGGCCGTCCCGATGCTCGCCCTCGCGGGCGCCGTCGTCGCCGCCTTCTTCTGTCTCTCGATCGCTCACGTCGTCCGGAACCGCTCGCAGGAACGCAACGTCGACGGCAAACTGTCCCGAATCGAGTAG
- a CDS encoding transcription initiation factor IIB, translated as MTRSIIDQHSTESQSEEAETGLCPDCETDTIVHDPDRGEQVCEECGLVLTEDPIDYGPEWRAFNAQEHDELSRVGAPLTQSMHDRGLTTTIDWRNKDANGHSMSADKHGQLHRLRVWQERIRTKNAGERNLKYALSEIDRMVSALGVPKPVKETASVIYRQALEQDLIRGRSIEGVATSALYTACRKEDIPRSLEEVTSVSRVDQREIGRTYRYIADELDINLEPTNPRQFVPRFCSELDVDKDVETKAIEIIDRTTEQGLHSGKSPTGFAAAAIYAAGLLCDETIPQRAVADTAQTTVVTVRNRYREQLEAIDQQPAT; from the coding sequence ATGACGCGGTCTATCATCGATCAACACAGCACCGAATCACAGTCCGAGGAGGCCGAGACCGGTCTGTGTCCCGACTGCGAGACCGACACGATCGTCCACGATCCGGACCGCGGTGAGCAAGTCTGTGAGGAGTGCGGCCTCGTCCTGACCGAGGATCCCATCGATTACGGGCCAGAGTGGCGGGCGTTCAACGCACAGGAACACGACGAACTGTCGCGGGTCGGCGCGCCGCTAACCCAGTCGATGCACGATCGGGGGCTGACGACGACCATCGACTGGCGCAACAAGGACGCGAACGGCCACTCGATGTCGGCCGACAAACACGGGCAGCTCCATCGACTCCGGGTCTGGCAGGAACGAATCCGAACGAAGAACGCGGGCGAACGGAACCTCAAGTACGCACTCTCGGAGATCGACCGGATGGTGAGCGCGCTAGGCGTCCCCAAGCCGGTCAAGGAGACCGCGAGCGTCATCTATCGACAGGCGCTCGAGCAGGACCTCATCCGAGGCCGGTCGATCGAGGGCGTCGCGACCAGCGCGCTCTACACCGCGTGTCGGAAAGAGGACATTCCGCGCAGTCTCGAGGAAGTAACGTCCGTTTCACGAGTCGATCAGCGAGAGATTGGACGGACGTATCGCTACATTGCGGACGAGCTGGACATCAATCTCGAACCGACGAACCCCCGGCAGTTCGTCCCGCGGTTCTGTTCGGAACTGGACGTCGACAAGGACGTCGAGACGAAGGCGATCGAAATCATCGATCGGACGACCGAACAGGGACTCCACTCGGGGAAATCACCGACCGGGTTCGCCGCCGCGGCCATCTACGCCGCCGGCCTGCTCTGTGACGAGACCATCCCGCAACGAGCGGTCGCCGACACCGCCCAGACGACCGTCGTCACTGTTCGGAATCGGTATCGCGAGCAGCTCGAGGCGATCGATCAGCAGCCCGCTACATGA
- a CDS encoding DEAD/DEAH box helicase family protein has product MTDERSSEPTDEQRSEPTASGDADPTDAGEENDTGDRNDTDDEFTIADFHDASQREGRPVLTAAAVSRALEIPHEEANNRLEALAEKGDLERHAVSTDPVVWYPTELEDLTDRERVVVFPKRREIIVDRPDQFTRAQLSQFAHFADGNGEQGYRYVVRPEDVWGTPHDSFEDLARTMRQALGQRSEDLEDWVESQWDRAHQFRLVSHEDGYTVLEAQSPEIMGNVARQKLDEEHVHAPISETEDWVQEGSEAAIKRILYEAGYPVQDHRELESGEELPIDLEVRLRDYQRTWVDRFAEAGEGVFVGPPGSGKTVAAMGAMAHVDGETLVLVPSRDLAQQWADTIVEYTSLEPHQIGQYHGGRKEVRPVTIATYQIAGMDRHRSLFDDREWGLVIFDECQHVPSDVYRRSTHLQSKHRLGLSASPIREDDRQKEIFTLVGPPIGTDWEALFDAGHVAEPELEIRYVPWGDDEQANAYGSADGREKYRIAARNRGKIDEVRYLLSAHPDSKALVFVDYLEQGRELSEALDVPFLSGETPHHERRRLLEEFRRNERDLLLISRVGDEGIDLPTADLAIVASGLGGSRRQGTQRAGRTMRPAGGALVYVLATRGTREEDFARKQLQHLGRKGMTIREQTVDRDED; this is encoded by the coding sequence GTGACCGACGAACGTTCTTCGGAGCCTACCGACGAACAGCGAAGCGAGCCCACAGCGTCGGGTGACGCGGACCCGACCGACGCCGGCGAGGAGAACGACACAGGCGACCGGAACGACACCGACGACGAGTTCACGATCGCCGACTTCCACGACGCCAGCCAGCGCGAGGGGCGGCCGGTTCTCACCGCCGCGGCCGTTTCCCGCGCGCTCGAGATTCCTCACGAGGAAGCCAACAATCGGCTCGAGGCCCTCGCCGAAAAAGGTGACCTCGAGCGCCACGCCGTCTCGACGGATCCGGTGGTCTGGTACCCGACCGAACTCGAGGATCTCACGGATCGCGAGCGGGTGGTCGTCTTTCCGAAGCGCCGGGAGATCATCGTCGATCGGCCCGACCAGTTCACCCGCGCGCAGCTCTCCCAGTTCGCCCACTTCGCGGACGGCAACGGCGAGCAGGGCTACCGCTACGTCGTCCGGCCGGAGGACGTCTGGGGAACCCCCCACGACTCGTTCGAAGATCTCGCGCGGACGATGCGGCAGGCGCTCGGCCAGCGCTCCGAGGACCTCGAGGACTGGGTCGAGAGCCAGTGGGATCGGGCCCACCAGTTCCGGCTCGTGAGCCACGAGGACGGCTACACGGTGCTCGAGGCCCAGAGCCCCGAGATAATGGGCAACGTCGCCCGCCAGAAACTCGACGAGGAACACGTCCACGCGCCGATTTCGGAAACCGAGGACTGGGTGCAAGAGGGCTCGGAGGCCGCGATCAAGCGCATCCTCTACGAGGCCGGCTATCCGGTCCAGGACCACCGCGAACTCGAGTCCGGCGAGGAGCTGCCGATCGATCTCGAGGTTCGGCTGCGCGACTACCAGCGGACCTGGGTCGATCGCTTCGCCGAGGCCGGCGAGGGCGTCTTCGTCGGCCCGCCGGGCAGCGGGAAGACCGTGGCCGCGATGGGCGCGATGGCCCACGTCGACGGCGAGACGCTCGTGCTCGTGCCGAGCCGTGACCTCGCCCAGCAATGGGCCGACACGATCGTGGAGTACACCTCGCTCGAGCCCCACCAGATCGGCCAGTACCACGGCGGTCGGAAGGAGGTGCGGCCGGTGACGATCGCGACCTACCAGATCGCGGGGATGGACCGCCACCGCTCGCTGTTCGACGACCGCGAGTGGGGGCTGGTGATCTTCGACGAGTGCCAACACGTCCCCTCTGACGTCTACCGGCGCAGCACGCATCTCCAGTCAAAACATCGACTCGGGCTCTCCGCCAGTCCGATTCGAGAGGACGACCGCCAGAAGGAGATATTCACCCTCGTCGGGCCGCCGATCGGCACCGACTGGGAGGCGCTGTTCGACGCGGGCCACGTCGCCGAACCCGAACTCGAGATCCGTTACGTCCCGTGGGGTGACGACGAACAAGCGAACGCCTACGGCTCGGCCGACGGCCGGGAGAAGTACCGAATCGCCGCCCGCAACCGGGGCAAGATCGACGAGGTCCGGTACCTCCTGTCGGCCCACCCCGACTCGAAGGCGCTCGTCTTCGTCGACTACTTAGAGCAGGGCCGGGAGCTGTCCGAGGCGCTCGACGTCCCCTTCCTCAGCGGCGAGACGCCCCACCACGAGCGCCGGCGGCTGCTTGAGGAGTTCCGGCGCAACGAGCGCGACCTGTTGCTCATCTCGCGGGTCGGCGACGAGGGGATCGACCTGCCGACGGCCGATCTCGCCATCGTCGCCTCCGGACTAGGCGGGTCCCGCCGGCAGGGCACGCAGCGGGCCGGCCGGACGATGCGGCCCGCGGGCGGCGCGCTCGTCTACGTGCTCGCGACGCGAGGCACGCGCGAGGAGGACTTCGCCCGGAAACAGCTCCAGCATCTGGGTCGCAAGGGGATGACGATCCGCGAGCAGACCGTCGACCGCGACGAGGACTGA